The genomic region TCTGGGAGTTTAGCAAAGGTGGATCAACTTTTAACCTTGAGGCTTTTACCAATGATGGGATCAGCCAACAGTGAAAATATACATAGAATGCATGGGGAGCTCTTTACGATTGTAAGGTGACCAGCTGCTCCACAAACTTGTGCTCATTGGGCCTCTCAGTTTTGGGGGCTCTACTGCACATAGCTAACACTAAAGGGAAAATGAGATTGCTAATAAAATCGTGCAAATGCCTGACCTCCCAAAAGTTCAATGTGGGAATGTTGAGGATTGGTTGTACCTTacgtttcttttatttttttttcagtcttttaattttTGTCATAATAATTCTTGCctcgtagagtcattagctcctgtttgtttcattctaattttcagggggTTTGTTATTTGGGCAAGGTTTTGTGTCTCTTATGCTGAGCTACTAatctatttctaattctttattccatagctcttatttttttccattcttctagCGTTCTCatctaatttataaaaaaaatttaaattttttttaaactcttgtattatttccttatttgtgttttactttgaggttttgtttgtagatgttttggagacattctcttcttttgggtttgtgtctTTAGAGTCCCCGTCACCATGATAGTCATTTACggtaggattctttttttgttcgCTTGCTTAGTTtcccagcctacttcctgactttggactttacaTTAGTGCCAGGTTCTGTGTGCTTCTGAAGGGAATATCTGGCTGGTATGCTCCTGTTTTCTTACATTagtccaggatctcagggacctgcatttattcagtgcccccAAAGTGGTGTGATGCAGGGAAAAACCTGATCACTCATTGCCCTCTTAGTCTGTGCTCTTCAAGTTCCTCTCCTGGATTTGGGTCTGAGCAATAGGCGTGAAGGCTTGCAATGTTTGGGGTTTCATTAATTGCTGCTGGACTCAAATAGCCATTATCGGCCAATTGGAAAGCTCTGCTGTTTCACAGTGACAGAGCTTTCGGCTTCCCTTTGGTTTAGGATTCTTGCCCTGTTATTCTTTTTCAGGCTTTGCATTGGTCTAGGAGCTGGAACTGAGACCTGGTTCTGGCATCCAAGCCCTACAGCCACTACTTGTTTCTGAACTTGCTATTTGCTTCTTGTTCAATTTACAACCTAGGTTCTATGACTGCTTCTCACACTGGACCCCAGCACGTAGTTGCAGGTCCCATCAGTTTGTCCTGGATCTGTAACCCTGAACTGGGTAATAAGTGATAGTTGCCAGTTGACTCGTTCCTATATCCCACATAAATTTCCATTCTGGGTTTAGGACCTTCTCTTGCTGTGTTGTACAGCTTTTCCCTGAGCTAGAATATTCTGCTCCTGCCATAATCCCAGCCCTTTCTGTGGTCTGTAGCCATATGTGTCTATAACCACAGTATGTCTTCTGTGCTTGGTAGAAAAGacctctcagtctgtctctccaTGCTGTCCTGAGATGAAAAAAtgactaatctttttttttccttggatgTCCCAATCAAGAGTTGGTCTGGTATATTTTCTAGATTTGTTTGGAGAAGTTTTTATTCGGAGATGGGATGGAGCCCATCgtgccttttttttcttgctatttcaTGTTGGCTTTGCCCCAACAACTCATATATATTTTGATACtcggaaaagggggaaaaggtatttgttgttttgtttttgaagggggaaggcaaggcaattggggttaagtgacttgcccaaggtcacacagctagtaagtgggtcaagtgtctgtggtcagacttgaacttgggtcctcctgaccccagggctggtgttctactcactgtgccacctagctgccccaaggaaaaGGTATTTGAATGAATGTTGATGCTTAGATTTACTTATGTTTGCTGGCagaataatatgtatataatttctttatttcttagattctgattctgaatctggatCTGATTCTGATCATGAGAATGCTGCCTCTGGTAGTAATCCCTCTGGAAGTGACAGTGAAGGGGATGATAGAGAAGATTCTGTAAAGCCAAGTAACAAGGAACTGTTTGGAGATGACAGTGAAGATGAGGGACTTTCTCATCATAGTGGGAGTGACAATCACTCTGAAAGATCAGACAATAGATCAGAGGTTTCTGGGCATTCTGACCATGAAGAAAATGACCAATCAGATATTGATCAACACAGTGGGTCAGAAGCTCCTCATGAGGATGAAGATGGAGACCATAGATCAGATGGAGGGAGCCATCAATCAGAGGCTGAAGGTTCTGAAAAAGCACATTCAGATGATGAAAAGTGGGACAGAGATGATAAGAGTGATCAGTCAGATGATGAGAAAATACAAAACTCTGATGATGAGAGGCCACAAATTTCTGATGAAGATAAACTACAGAATTCTGATGATGATGAGAAAATGCAGAACACAGATGATGATGAGAGGCCTCAGATTTCAGATGATGAAAGACTACAGctctctgaagaagagaagatggccaaTTCTGATGATGAACGACCAGCAGCCTCTGACAATGATGATGAGAAGCTACAGAATTCTGATGATGAAGAAAGGCCACAAGTCTCTGACGAGGAGAAAATGCAAAATTCTGATGATGAAAGGCCACAGGTTTCTGATGAAGAGCATAGGCGGTCAGATGATGAAGAGGAACAAGACCATAAGTCAGGTGTGTATATTATGTGTAGAATGTTAATTAGAAGTAAAATAATGTACATTGTGGTCTGCCTTGTCAATCCtggtttttcttcttctcctcttctttaccCTTGCCTTCTTTAATTTAACCTTATTTTTCTTCTAGTACCTTTTAgtacttcattcttttttctaatttgctAATGAATGAtctgatatagtagaaagaaatctttaaaataaattattgttggGAGGAGATTTTTAATAGGGAAGTAGCTACGAAATGTCATTTGTTCCATTTCCATAGATTAACTAACAAGATTGCAGTAGGACAGGTTTGAAAGAGATGATCATAAAGCTGCGTAAGTTAACTAGTAGTGTTCATTGAAGAAAGTGCTTGCcaagtgaatattttttttataaatttattttttatttttagcttacgaCCCTCAGTTCCACCagtttttggattccaaattttctctcccttcccctcttccccccaatcccccaagatggcatgtaatccaatgtaggttctacatatatcttcacattgaacttatttacataatagtccagttgtaatgaagaattataaccaacggaatgaatcatgagaaaggagaaatgaaaccaaaaaagaaggaaaaaaaagagagagagaaagcaaaaagtttgcctcaatctgcattcagactcttctttctctggatgtgcatagctttttccatcatgagttttttggagctgtctttgaaccttgcattgatgagaagagcaaagtctatcaaagttaatccttacagatactgtgtctgtaatcgtgtatattgatctcctggttctgctcccctcactcagtgtcagttcatatatgtctttccaggttgtaatgaagtccatctgctcctcatttcttatagcacaatagtattccattacattcatataccacaacttgttcagccattccccaattgatgagtatccccctgatttccagttcttcgccaccacaaaagagctgctataaatatttttgtacatacggcttccgttcccacttgtgtgatctatTTGTTGCCCAGTGAATATTGACTAAATGTGTTCTAAGGGAAGTTAGTTAATGCCATGATTAACATCATTAAAAGGTGATACCTTCTTGATCTGAAAGTGAGAATAATAGATTGAAGGACAATActtgaagtaaatatttttgattgaGGATATAATAGGCTTTACAGTTAAGGCCCATTTTAAGCACTCTATTGTAAAGAAATGACATCAAGGAaggaattaagcatttatttattatgtgccaggtactgtgctatgtgcttgacaactattatgtcattttatcctcaccactcccctgagaggtaggtgccattattagaaaactgagactaacaggttgagtgacttgcccaggatcatacagcttgtaaatgggtgggcctggatttgaactcaagttttcctgattctaggtccagagctctatctattgTCACCTAGCTATATTTCAGCGCTATTGGCAAATGTCCTGTAACTATAGTGAATAAACTTTCATGAAAAAGActttctctttttatgttgttcaaggagtagttttttttaaataagaaaattatcTGATTTTGTGTTATTACTTTTTAGATAAGAAGACAAGTTTTAATCGAGTTATTACAgtttatacaaatataaacagatGCAAAAAGAAAGTAATgcatatctttaaaaatttttattttgctgttttctttttatacCCACCACCAACATTTCTCTAgttgtctctccctttcctccttcgaAAGAgccttaaaataaataatttaaaaaaaaattcagcaaaactgagtccAGCATTACATAGGATGTTCTACATTTATAATTTCCTGCCTCTGCAAATAAAGGTGGGGGAGGTACATTCTCTTAGGTCTTTCCTGGGACCAAGCTTAGGCATGATAATTTCACtgcattcacttttgattgttttgttgttgttcctttcatttgcattgttgtagtccTTATGCATATTATTTTCATGGTCTtgcttactttgtatcagttcatgcatcTTCTATTCTACTTtatcatatttatgtatttttttaaaataatgcagtaatgttccattatattcctataccacaacttgtttaaccatttcctAAGTGATGGTCATGTACTTTGCTTCCGTTTCTTTGCCACTATGAATGTGCTGCTATAAGTACTTGGTGGATctatttgaaggtctttttttttccattggcttCCTTGGGTGGGTGGAGTAGACAATTTATATTTGTCATAAAGTAACTAAAAGGAAAAGGAGTGTTTTATTGTTATGCTATTTGTACTAAAAAGTTTTTATCATAAATTTAtgcaaataaaacattttaacacTAGAAGGACCAGGTATGTTAATTGAcacaaaaatagtatgctttttaTTTTGAAGTGAAAAAATTCCATCCTGTCTGTCttgagcaggcctgcacaacctgtggcatGTGGGGATGTTTTCCTCCACATTTTTCaagggctgcctgaaatcctttggcgtgCTGGTGGGCcataggttgtgcaggcctggtctaGAGGGACTCTATATCAGAAATTTGCTCCCCTGCATCTCATGAAGAGTTATTATCTTCATTGGTTGAAACATATACATTAAATCACATACTGTTTGAAGTATAGAAGAAGTACTGTGGCATAAATAAATAGCTCTGGGAAAGTGATATTAGAATGAAATTAACCTCTTGTATATCCCCTTGCTCATAAGTAGGAGTAgtcattattttccttcctttaaatctcatcCTTATTACAATGCTAATCTAAGTTGTTTTCTAAGTTAGCTTAAAACTGAGAAGTTATTTTTATGGTGAAGTTCTAATTGTACTTTCTGTAGACTCTGCAAGAGGCAGCGATAGTGAGGATGAAGTTTTACGGATGAAGCGAAAGAAAGCAATAGCCTCTGATTCAGAAGCGGATAGTGATAATGAAGAAGGACAAAAAGGtaatctttgtttctgttttgaaaaCTATAATGCTCTCTCAATGCTTTACTCAGGATGTCAAACTAACACTAAAGAATTTTGATTGATATGTTAGTTGACATAATTTAAGAAGCTAGGCTTACTCTggattctccttcctctcccaaaactaccttgttattaattttgtatatattctttatatGTGTGTAAAGTATGTGCACATGTCTCCCTCCTTAGAATGGAAGCCTCTTGGGGGAAAGGACTGATTCACTTTTGGTTTTGTGTTCCTAGTGCTTAggctagtgcttggcacatagtagactcttaaattcttgttgattgattgactgaaagtTTACCCACTCTTTGATATCACCATTGGAAGGAGTGTGAGGCAGTGTGTTAGTGTGCAATGCTACTGTGAACTTATAGCCCTCAATTAGGAGTGGATCTGGCATCGTACAGCATGGTATACTGGAAAGAGCTTGGGACACAGAGTCACAAGACTTTGTCAAGAGTACTGGTTCCCTCACTTACTAGTCTTGTTACTTGTCCTTTTGAAAAATAGGAATGATATCTGCCATATCCAACTCAAAGAGTTGTTGTAAAGACTACATGAGATGATAAATGTGGTCATATAGGTGAGTAGAGGTAAATCGTAacttcactgagcctcagttttttccatctataaattCCACCTAATACTGGTGCCGTCTACTTTGTAGGATTATTGTGAATTAAATGCTCTGTTAACTTCAAAGCTCTCTACAAATATGGGTGGTTGTTATTACTTTGCAATTTTTGTTTCCCACCTGCCTGGCCTTTCTTCTCTAAATATGACTGTCATTTAACTCTTGTCAGGTCCCTGGATATCCCCCTTGaatggtgagctccttgaaaataggcatcattttttttctttgtatctccagatattagcatggtgcctggcacatagtaggtgcttaatagatatttgttgacttgactgaatAGGCCAGCTCAGCTCCATGACAACCTTTATACATATCTGAGGGATCCTTCATGTGGTTTGGACACAGTTTTATGTCTATCTGGGGGCATTTTTaatgacacatacacatatacattcatatgagCTGTGTTCCATATAACTTTAATTATGGGAaagtgatgtattttttttttttactcattgaAGAAAACAGTGAAGCCATGGATCTATTTGGAGGTGCAGATGACATTTCTTCAGGGAGTGATGGGGAAGAAAAACCACCCACTCCAGGACAGCCAATTGTGAGTAAATACCTATTTTGAACTGGaatcattattaaaataaaaggtCATGGATGAGCTCCAGAGTCTTCTCTTCCTGTCTTATGATTGTAAAACCAGTGCCTGGCCTTCAGGGCTTTGTTGAATGTTATTGGATGTTAGGTGGTTCTGGCCTTACTACCAAGTGTGTGACAAGTGGTGCTGCATTCAGGAACCTGGACTGTGTGGATCCTGGTTTAGAGATTAGGATGTTCCAAACCACGTAGGGAAAGGCTTTGTGTTTCTCAGCAAGTACTGTTTAAAAGTGGGAAATGATTTTTGAAATTTGGAATTTAACTCCATAAAGAATATGAATCTTTATAAAGGATTCCATGTCCTACTATGTCTCCCTAGTTTGTCATGAATCTTGGTTCTGTTGTTtgcctcccatctccttttctgttcttctgGTAGAAGCAAAGATTCCTCACAGACTCACAGTAACAGGAAGAGACTGGCTGGAGGAGAGATTGGGGCTTTTCTCATATTTGCGTCTGCGTCTCCAAGGGACACACTTAGGCTTCTGCTAGGAGAATGATGCAGCtcgatggcacagtggacagaatgctggctCTGATCCAGGGCAATCTGtgtttaaatctcacctcagacgCTTATAGCTgtgtggcactgggcaagtcacttaacctctgcctgcctcagtttcttcatctgttaagtggGGGATAACAGTAAAActtatttcccatttttgttttcAGAATCAAGTAAGATtgtatttacaaaacactttgcacaccttaaagtgctacataaatgtaaatGCCAGCTTGTTGTTGTTACCTTGCCTCATGTAGGAAAAGCTTGCAGGTTGCCTATGCGCACAGGAGCCTAGTGagcaattttttcttttacttgggGCAGTTTGATCAAGTATATTCTCttgttttttgggtttgttttttttaacaaatgtgaATTGGGGCATTGTGATGTTTGCCTTCATGCTATATTTTGTTTGTAGACACTTTTTATTCTTGTATTTAAGGTGTCATTCATTTCGGCTGTATTAACCTGAtaccttttaaaagaaataagactACAGATGAAATTTACATGTTAAAAACAAGGGCATTTTGTTTGCACAAGGAGAAGCattcagagaggagaaagagcatcACATTCTAGAGTGAAGCTATTCTAGCATCTTAGAGCTGTTCTGTCAGTGCTGTATTGGTCTATGCAGACAGATAATGGCAAATCTAATAGGCTGCTACATATCTCTGaatgacttggagtcaggcagacctgaataCTGTCTCACATACTTGCTAGCCTTGTGATCCTGGCAAGCCACATCcgttctctgagccttggtttctgcATCAGTAAAATGTGGATAGTACCACGCCTATATTCCTTGGTtctgtaaggatcaaatcagaCAGCGTTTGTCAAGTACATTGCAAACTTTGAAagtccttattttgccttggagcatgatactcagttttgttgggtgggtgattcttggttttaatcctagctccattgacctccagaatatcatattccaagccctttgatcccttaatgtagaagctgctagatcttgtgttattctgattgtgtttccacaatactcaaattgtttctttctggctgcttgcaacattgcaaactttaaagtgctcccTGAACATTACATGCTATTAGTTCTTTAGCCCAAATCTGAACTCTCAGTTTATGGTGCTCATTTTCACTGATTTTAATTAGGGTTCTTTGAAATAATTACTTGTGGATTTTTCAAGTTTGAGTATTTTATGCAAgataagtaaaaattaaaaaaaattaaaaaatcttcatttttttaaagtctcttacAGACAAGCAGTTGAGGCATCATAAAATTGCTATCTGGTTTCTTTGTACTGCATCATGCTTTTTATCCCATGTACATCTGAACCGTgtatttgaactagatgatcttttcTGTCCCTCTCAGTCCTTTAGTTCTGTAATTTATTTACTAGGATGAAAATGGGTTGCCTCAGGAGCAGCAGGAAGAAGAACCTATTCCAGAGACCAGAATAGAAGTGGAAATACCCAAAGTAAACACTGATttaggaaatgacttgtattttgtCAAACTGCCCAACTTTCTCAGTGTGGAACCCAGGTAATGTTCTGAATTATAGACTTTCTAACAGTGAAACAGCACTTTTGAGATGCtgataatttctttcattttatgttttctggggaaatttttattaaattgtagCTAATGATTAAGTTGCCTTACCACATTagtaagaataatttatactttCGAAGTCTTGACCATAAGAGATTTTAGGaattccagtcacccaggctcataatctagatgtcatccttaactcctttGATCcttctaccctaccccccccccccccccatgtccagtctgttgccaaggcctgtcaattctgcctttgtaacatctttctcacatgccttctctcctctaacactgctaCCAGCCTGGAGCAGTCCCTgctcacctcacacctggaccacTGCTATAGCCTGCTGATagatctgcctgccacaagtctcccCACGAAACATTCCATCCTCTACTTAGTTGTCAGAttggtcttcctaaagcacaggtctgactgtgttaCCCGTTCTACTCAAAAATGTCcgttgtcattcaaagccctttctaACCTGCCCTTTTCTCCCTCATCCCTCCTTCTGTCCCCCATATTATCAGTCTTACACTGcatcacatactctttgatccaatgatccTGGCCTTGTTACTTGAATAATCTGACTTGACATTTTTTGCCagctgcctggaatgctctccttcctcacctctgcctcctgccttccctggcttccttcaagtcccaccttctacaggaagcctttctcaatctctcttaattctgagtccttccctctgttgattatttataatttatcttttgtatggcttgtttgtatttgcctgttgtctctcctattaagTTGTTAGCTCCTCTAGGGCAAGTTTCATTTGTCTTAGTTGTTATCcccacaatgccaggcacatagtagctgcttattaaatgtttattgactgactttttaAAGGGCAtcatcctttgtatttgaagatataTGATGCTATTTAATTACTGAAGGGTGCTCTTTTAGAAtcttttttctagttgtttttagCAATTTAGTCATAGTCTCTTAGTGCTCCCCCTTGTGACCAATGTCAGGCATTTTCCAGCCTATGGTTCATAGAAGACAGAGAAGCTAATATTCCTTATTAACTCTGTTCTAACCATCTAAACCAATCAACAGAAAGGGGGAGGTGTAACGAGGGGgtgtgtggtggtggggggaagagCCTTTTCAAAGCTTTTAGTGGAATTGTTGCAAAATTATCTTTTTGACAAGGGTTAGTATTTTTAAATTGGGTTTTGAGTTTTAACTTCAGTCTTTCCTCTTAGTAAAGTTCTAGCccaaaggaaaattatttcaggAATCATCCTGAAATAGTTTAGAATGAATAATTAAGTTGTAAAAGGAAGAGCAAATGAGTCCATATTTTCCATCTAAACTTGAATGAAAGTGACATCATTGAAAACAAGATAGGAGGAAATGagatatgaatgtatgtgtgagTTCCTTTTTAAACTTTTACTTTCAGAACAAACCTTTTAGAGTAGGAACAGTATTTTTTGTACTATATGTAATTGaatacatttataaaaaatatctACCATATTTTTATAATTAGAATATAAGATATTCTTCTAAAACTTTATTTAGGAAATTTTAATATGAAACCATGTCATTTGTTAGGTAGGAATAGAGTAAAATTACATATACTATTGAGTAgtttatatatttgcattttcagTTTTGTTCCAGGCATGATTTTTTCGTGTTATCAGAGTCGTTCCAGATAGTTTCCCTTGAATACCCAAATGAGTTTTGTAAATGTCTTCTTACTATCAGGAATGCCGATTGATTGACTAGTATATACTTTGCCACGTTCCATTAAAGTTTCCTCTCTCCAACACGTAATGCTTTTAGccaagagaaataagagtggGGCAATACAGTTAGGGGAGTATCTTTCAGTGATGATCATATAAGGGCTGTTTGAGTTATTCATTTTGCCCTTTCTCAGATAAATTAGAGGTGACTGTTGAGAAGACTATTTTTTAGCAGTAGCTGAGAATTTATTTAAGTTTATCTTTTAATTTGGTTAAATGGTAATTCTAAAACTGAGTATTTCTCAGCCTTTTGTATTGGAGGCTCTAAAGTTCATGGGAGTATCTGTTAATAAAATATCCCTGTTGTCATCT from Trichosurus vulpecula isolate mTriVul1 chromosome 8, mTriVul1.pri, whole genome shotgun sequence harbors:
- the LEO1 gene encoding RNA polymerase-associated protein LEO1 isoform X1; amino-acid sequence: MADMEDLFGSDVESDIERKDSDSESGSDSDHENAASGSNPSGSDSEGDDREDSVKPSNKELFGDDSEDEGLSHHSGSDNHSERSDNRSEVSGHSDHEENDQSDIDQHSGSEAPHEDEDGDHRSDGGSHQSEAEGSEKAHSDDEKWDRDDKSDQSDDEKIQNSDDERPQISDEDKLQNSDDDEKMQNTDDDERPQISDDERLQLSEEEKMANSDDERPAASDNDDEKLQNSDDEERPQVSDEEKMQNSDDERPQVSDEEHRRSDDEEEQDHKSDSARGSDSEDEVLRMKRKKAIASDSEADSDNEEGQKENSEAMDLFGGADDISSGSDGEEKPPTPGQPIDENGLPQEQQEEEPIPETRIEVEIPKVNTDLGNDLYFVKLPNFLSVEPRPFDPQYYEDEFEDEEMLDEEGRTRLKLKVENTIRWRMRRDEEGNDIRESNARIVKWSDGSMSLHLGNEVFDVYKAPLQGDHNHLFIRQGTGLQGQAVFKTKLTFRPHSTDSATHRKMTLSLADRCSKTQKIRILPMAGRDPECQRTEMIKKEEERLRASIRRESQQRRMREKQHQRGLSANYLEPDRYDEEDEGEESISLAAIKNRYKGGIREERARIYSSDSDEGSDDDRAQRLLKAKKLTSDEEGETSGKRKAEDDDKVNKKHKKYVISDEEEEDDD
- the LEO1 gene encoding RNA polymerase-associated protein LEO1 isoform X2; the protein is MADMEDLFGSDVESDIERKDSDSESGSDSDHENAASGSNPSGSDSEGDDREDSVKPSNKELFGDDSEDEGLSHHSGSDNHSERSDNRSEVSGHSDHEENDQSDIDQHSGSEAPHEDEDGDHRSDGGSHQSEAEGSEKAHSDDEKWDRDDKSDQSDDEKIQNSDDERPQISDEDKLQNSDDDEKMQNTDDDERPQISDDERLQLSEEEKMANSDDERPAASDNDDEKLQNSDDEERPQVSDEEKMQNSDDERPQVSDEEHRRSDDEEEQDHKSDSARGSDSEDEVLRMKRKKAIASDSEADSDNEEGQKENSEAMDLFGGADDISSGSDGEEKPPTPGQPIDENGLPQEQQEEEPIPETRIEVEIPKVNTDLGNDLYFVKLPNFLSVEPRPFDPQYYEDEFEDEEMLDEEGRTRLKLKVENTIRWRMRRDEEGNDIRESNARIVKWSDGSMSLHLGNEVFDVYKAPLQGDHNHLFIRQGTGLQGQAVFKTKLTFRPHSTDSATHRKMTLSLADRCSKTQKIRILPMAGRDPECQRTEMIKKEEERLRASIRRESQQRRMREKQHQRGLSANYLEPDRYDEEDEGEESISLAAIKNRYKGGIREERARIYSSDSDEGSDDDRAQRLLKAKKLTSDEVKLLEKGKQRMMIKLIKNTRSM